The Seleniivibrio woodruffii genome window below encodes:
- a CDS encoding response regulator transcription factor, translated as MAIKVLVIDDSDMVRHFHGNILKSSGFEADGAIDGMDALEKAVQNNYALMLCDLNMPRMDGITFIKEYRKTGKETPIIIITTQEELENRRMGYESGANLYITKPVKPDDLILNIKMLLGII; from the coding sequence ATGGCTATTAAGGTACTTGTTATCGATGACTCGGACATGGTGAGACATTTTCACGGAAACATACTGAAGTCTTCGGGATTCGAGGCAGACGGCGCAATAGACGGCATGGATGCTCTGGAAAAAGCCGTCCAGAACAACTATGCGCTGATGCTGTGCGACCTTAACATGCCCCGGATGGACGGCATAACCTTTATAAAAGAATACAGAAAAACGGGCAAAGAGACGCCAATAATCATAATAACCACACAGGAAGAGCTGGAAAACCGCCGGATGGGCTACGAATCCGGTGCAAACCTTTATATAACGAAACCCGTTAAACCCGACGACCTGATACTTAACATCAAAATGCTTCTCGGCATTATCTGA